A single window of Flavobacterium aestivum DNA harbors:
- the abc-f gene encoding ribosomal protection-like ABC-F family protein, whose product MLNIHNLSVSFGGSYLFEEVTFRLGAGDRVGLVGKNGAGKSTMLKILARDFAPDSGVISQEKEVRMGFLRQDIDFEQGRTVLEEAYEAFTEIKIVEKKLAEINHQLVTRTDYESEEYSQIIEDLSDYTHRFELLGGYNYVGDTEKILLGLGFKREVFDNQTETFSGGWRMRIELAKLLLQSNDVLLLDEPTNHLDIESIIWLESFLRNYPGVVVIVSHDKMFLDNVTNRTIEISLGKAYDFNKPYSQYLELRHEIREKQLATQKNQAKKIEETEKLIEKFRAKASKASMAQSLIKKLDKVERIEVDEDDNSVMNISFPVSKEPGRVVVEAENVTKSYGDKVILKDINLLVERGSKIAFVGQNGQGKSTFIKAIVDEFEYQGTIKLGHNVQLGYFAQNQAEYLDGEITLLQTMEDAATDTNRMKVRDMLGSFLFRGDDVEKKVKVLSGGERNRLALCKLLLQPINVLLMDEPTNHLDIKSKNVLKAALQKFEGTLLLVSHDRDFLQGMSNIVYEFKDQKIKEYLGDINYFLEQRNLENMREVEKKDAVKSAAPKESNKASYEEQKKGKALQNRLSKVESQIKQLEKDIQQDDKMLASNYDKHIEDAKFFIAYNKKKEELDQLLLDWEIVQEEIDNLQ is encoded by the coding sequence ATGCTTAATATACACAATTTATCGGTTTCGTTTGGTGGCTCTTATTTGTTTGAAGAAGTTACCTTTCGTTTGGGTGCAGGAGACCGTGTAGGTCTCGTAGGAAAGAATGGAGCTGGAAAATCGACAATGCTTAAAATTTTGGCTAGGGATTTTGCTCCAGATTCTGGAGTTATCTCTCAAGAGAAAGAAGTTCGTATGGGGTTTCTTCGTCAGGATATTGATTTTGAACAAGGAAGAACAGTTCTTGAAGAAGCTTATGAAGCTTTTACTGAAATTAAAATAGTTGAAAAAAAATTAGCGGAAATAAATCATCAACTGGTTACTCGTACAGATTATGAAAGTGAAGAGTACAGTCAGATTATAGAAGACTTATCAGATTACACCCATCGTTTTGAACTTTTAGGAGGTTATAATTATGTGGGTGATACAGAGAAAATTCTTTTGGGTCTTGGTTTTAAAAGAGAAGTTTTTGACAATCAAACTGAAACATTTTCGGGGGGTTGGAGAATGCGTATTGAATTAGCCAAATTATTGTTGCAGTCTAATGACGTTTTGTTGCTAGATGAGCCTACCAACCACTTGGATATTGAAAGTATCATTTGGTTAGAAAGTTTTTTGCGTAATTATCCTGGAGTTGTAGTTATTGTTTCGCACGATAAAATGTTTTTGGATAATGTGACTAACAGAACCATTGAAATATCTCTAGGGAAAGCATATGATTTTAATAAGCCTTATTCTCAATACCTAGAATTACGTCATGAGATTAGAGAGAAACAATTGGCTACTCAAAAGAATCAAGCCAAAAAGATTGAAGAAACGGAAAAACTAATCGAAAAATTTCGTGCAAAAGCTTCAAAAGCTTCAATGGCACAATCTTTAATCAAGAAGTTAGATAAAGTAGAACGTATTGAAGTAGATGAAGATGATAACTCGGTAATGAATATTTCTTTTCCAGTTTCTAAAGAGCCTGGTAGAGTAGTGGTAGAGGCTGAAAATGTTACTAAAAGCTATGGAGATAAAGTTATCTTAAAAGATATCAATTTATTGGTAGAACGCGGAAGTAAAATTGCATTTGTTGGCCAAAATGGTCAAGGAAAATCAACTTTTATTAAAGCAATAGTTGATGAATTCGAATATCAAGGGACTATTAAATTAGGGCATAATGTGCAGTTGGGCTATTTTGCCCAAAATCAAGCCGAATATTTAGATGGTGAAATTACATTATTGCAAACTATGGAAGATGCAGCTACAGATACTAATCGTATGAAAGTGCGTGATATGCTGGGGTCTTTCTTGTTTCGAGGTGATGATGTAGAGAAAAAGGTAAAAGTGCTTTCTGGAGGAGAAAGAAATCGTTTAGCACTTTGTAAATTATTGCTACAGCCCATAAATGTTTTGTTAATGGATGAGCCTACTAATCACTTGGATATTAAATCTAAGAATGTTTTGAAAGCTGCTTTGCAAAAATTTGAAGGAACATTGCTTTTGGTTTCGCATGATAGAGATTTCTTGCAAGGGATGTCTAATATAGTTTATGAGTTTAAGGATCAAAAAATAAAAGAATACTTAGGCGATATCAATTATTTCTTAGAGCAACGCAATTTGGAAAATATGCGTGAAGTCGAGAAAAAAGATGCAGTTAAGAGTGCTGCACCAAAAGAAAGTAATAAAGCTTCCTATGAAGAACAGAAAAAAGGAAAAGCTCTACAAAATAGGCTGAGTAAAGTTGAGAGTCAAATTAAACAATTAGAAAAGGATATTCAACAAGATGATAAAATGTTAGCTTCAAATTATGATAAACATATCGAGGATGCTAAATTTTTCATCGCCTATAATAAGAAAAAGGAAGAATTAGACCAACTCCTTTTGGACTGGGAAATTGTTCAGGAAGAAATAGATAATTTGCAATAA
- a CDS encoding DUF1761 domain-containing protein, whose amino-acid sequence MEMNWIAIFVAALSTLVVGFIWYHPKVFGTAWMKEAGLTEEELSKGNMAKIFGLTYIFSLFIVTVEMALSIHQSGAVSMIGGYPKINEALPSFKAFMNDYGTAFRTYKHGALHGLLSGIFFAFPIIAINGLFERKSWKYIFIHSGYWIITLAIIGSIICGWL is encoded by the coding sequence ATGGAAATGAATTGGATTGCAATTTTTGTAGCTGCTTTAAGCACATTAGTAGTAGGATTTATTTGGTATCATCCAAAAGTTTTTGGAACTGCTTGGATGAAAGAAGCGGGACTCACTGAAGAAGAACTTTCAAAAGGTAACATGGCTAAGATATTTGGCTTGACCTACATCTTCTCACTTTTTATTGTAACGGTAGAAATGGCCTTATCAATTCATCAATCAGGCGCTGTAAGTATGATTGGTGGCTATCCAAAAATAAATGAAGCTCTTCCTTCCTTCAAAGCATTTATGAATGACTACGGAACAGCTTTTAGAACTTACAAACACGGTGCTTTGCACGGATTACTTTCCGGTATATTCTTTGCATTCCCAATTATTGCCATAAATGGATTATTCGAAAGAAAATCATGGAAATATATTTTTATTCATTCTGGGTATTGGATAATCACTTTAGCCATAATAGGATCAATAATTTGTGGTTGGCTTTAG
- a CDS encoding 8-amino-7-oxononanoate synthase, whose amino-acid sequence METTYSYEIYNHTDQLPQNWNDLGSKNIFLSKEYLEILEKSAPLNMTCHFIGLFEKQDLVGIAVSQFLDLNKLESFGDRDQCIKAHIRKLILKKFSSHVLLIGNNMLTGQNAYVLSEKADPVKAIRTLKKVAENLKYKFKSIGKKVHITTFKDFHHGSLNNFKIDEFKTNYKYCIQPNMTFSIPAHWKTEQDYIDSLSKKYRDQYKRARKKAIGIEKRKLHLEEIIAYEETIYDLYAHVARNAPFNTFFLAKNHFRVCKETLKDNFLFYGYFLDTKLIGFNTLIKNGKSMDTYFLGYDDSIQREKMLYLNMLYDMIAYSIKKEFKEIIFSRTALEIKSSVGAKPVEMFGFMEHSNPYINKQVYRIFPYLEPTVDWKERNPFKE is encoded by the coding sequence TTGGAAACAACTTATTCATACGAAATCTACAATCATACAGATCAACTTCCTCAAAACTGGAATGATTTAGGCAGTAAAAATATTTTTTTATCCAAAGAATATCTCGAAATTTTAGAAAAATCTGCCCCTCTTAACATGACTTGTCATTTTATTGGGCTTTTTGAAAAACAAGATTTAGTTGGTATTGCAGTTTCTCAATTTTTGGATTTAAACAAATTAGAATCTTTTGGAGATAGAGATCAATGTATTAAAGCGCATATTCGAAAATTAATTTTAAAAAAATTCTCCTCTCATGTTTTACTCATTGGTAACAATATGCTCACTGGTCAAAACGCATATGTCCTTTCAGAAAAAGCAGATCCTGTTAAAGCAATAAGAACATTAAAGAAAGTAGCCGAAAACCTAAAATATAAATTTAAATCCATCGGTAAAAAAGTACATATTACCACTTTTAAAGATTTTCATCACGGTTCTCTAAACAACTTTAAAATAGATGAATTTAAGACTAATTATAAGTATTGCATTCAACCCAATATGACTTTTAGTATTCCAGCCCACTGGAAAACAGAACAAGATTACATAGATTCTTTATCTAAGAAATACAGGGACCAGTATAAGAGAGCCAGAAAAAAAGCAATCGGTATAGAAAAAAGAAAATTGCATTTAGAAGAAATAATTGCATACGAAGAAACTATCTATGACCTATATGCCCATGTTGCCAGAAATGCCCCTTTCAACACATTCTTCTTAGCCAAAAACCATTTTCGGGTTTGCAAAGAAACCTTAAAAGACAATTTTCTGTTCTATGGTTACTTCTTAGACACCAAATTAATCGGATTCAACACTTTGATCAAAAACGGAAAATCAATGGATACCTATTTCTTGGGTTATGATGACAGCATACAGCGAGAAAAGATGCTTTATCTAAATATGCTTTATGATATGATTGCCTATTCGATCAAAAAAGAGTTTAAAGAAATCATCTTTTCCAGAACTGCCTTAGAAATCAAAAGCTCAGTAGGCGCTAAACCAGTTGAAATGTTTGGTTTTATGGAACATAGCAACCCCTATATAAACAAACAAGTTTATAGAATTTTCCCTTACTTGGAACCCACAGTAGATTGGAAGGAAAGAAATCCATTTAAAGAGTAA
- a CDS encoding 4a-hydroxytetrahydrobiopterin dehydratase encodes MTTYNENSAAALLQNLKDWQYKEDGIEKGFKFKDFTEALGFIVKVGVLAEKMNHHPELFNVYNKVNIRLTTHDSGGVTDKDFELAQKIENVL; translated from the coding sequence ATGACAACCTATAACGAAAATTCAGCAGCAGCATTATTGCAAAATTTGAAAGATTGGCAGTATAAAGAAGATGGAATAGAAAAGGGTTTTAAATTTAAAGATTTTACAGAAGCCCTTGGTTTTATTGTTAAAGTAGGAGTGTTGGCAGAAAAAATGAATCACCATCCTGAATTATTCAACGTGTATAATAAAGTGAATATTAGGTTGACCACACATGACTCAGGAGGAGTGACCGATAAAGATTTTGAATTGGCACAAAAAATTGAAAATGTATTATAA
- a CDS encoding NAD(P)/FAD-dependent oxidoreductase, with product MIDYIIVGCGLAGISFSEVALSNNKSIVVFDNDSQNSSRIAGGLYNPVILKRFSEVWQAQGQLVLMNDFYLNLNKKIDSKFNFKMPILRKFFSVEEQNNWFSASDKVNLAPFLSNNLVYRKFKGIDSPYGYGEVLQTGYVDTALLLAKYKEYLLSLGLLRNEGFDYDALVFEEDGVCYNDLKAKHIVFAEGFGMHSNPFFNDLPLDGTKGELFIIKAPELEIDCVVNTSVFILPLGNDLFKVGATYNWKDKTDLPTEEGKKELIERIKEIILCDFEIVEHFAGVRPTVRDRRPLVGTHTEYRRVHILNGLGTRGVMLGPAMAKELFDNIENEILLNSEIDIQRFTKKAKRKL from the coding sequence ATGATTGATTATATTATTGTTGGCTGTGGTTTAGCTGGTATTTCTTTTTCTGAAGTCGCTTTGTCTAATAATAAAAGCATAGTTGTTTTTGATAACGACTCTCAGAACTCTTCTAGAATTGCGGGAGGCTTATATAATCCTGTTATCTTGAAAAGATTTAGCGAAGTTTGGCAAGCACAGGGACAATTGGTTTTAATGAATGATTTTTATTTGAATCTTAATAAAAAAATCGATTCAAAGTTTAATTTCAAAATGCCTATTTTGAGAAAATTCTTTTCTGTTGAAGAGCAGAATAATTGGTTTTCGGCTTCAGACAAGGTCAACTTGGCTCCTTTTTTATCAAATAATTTGGTTTATAGAAAGTTCAAAGGTATTGATTCTCCATACGGTTATGGTGAAGTGTTACAGACAGGATATGTTGATACAGCTTTACTGTTGGCAAAGTATAAAGAGTATCTTTTGTCTCTCGGGCTATTGCGTAATGAAGGGTTTGATTATGATGCTTTAGTTTTTGAAGAGGATGGTGTTTGTTATAATGATTTAAAAGCGAAGCATATTGTTTTTGCTGAAGGCTTTGGAATGCATTCTAATCCCTTCTTTAATGATTTGCCTTTGGATGGTACAAAAGGGGAGCTTTTTATCATAAAAGCGCCTGAATTAGAAATTGACTGTGTAGTAAATACAAGTGTGTTTATTTTGCCGTTAGGGAATGATTTGTTTAAAGTTGGAGCAACTTATAATTGGAAAGACAAAACAGATTTACCAACTGAAGAGGGCAAAAAGGAATTAATAGAAAGGATAAAGGAAATCATTTTATGTGATTTTGAAATAGTAGAACATTTTGCTGGAGTTCGTCCTACGGTTCGCGATAGAAGACCATTAGTAGGGACACATACAGAATATAGAAGAGTTCATATCCTAAACGGATTGGGAACTCGAGGAGTTATGTTAGGACCAGCAATGGCCAAAGAATTGTTCGATAATATTGAAAATGAAATTCTACTAAATAGCGAAATAGATATTCAGAGATTTACCAAAAAAGCTAAAAGAAAACTGTAA
- a CDS encoding DUF983 domain-containing protein, which yields MLKKGSKLYSILTGTCPKCMNESMYTDKNPLHLGSVLKMNECCSHCGLKYQIEPSFFYGAMYVSYGLNVGIGIATFIVSYLIFNSSIQTSFIAIIATLIVLFPIVLRWSRNIYINMFVSYDPKTKI from the coding sequence ATGTTAAAAAAAGGATCCAAATTATATAGCATTTTAACAGGAACTTGTCCAAAATGCATGAATGAGAGTATGTATACAGACAAAAACCCTTTACATTTAGGATCAGTTCTTAAGATGAATGAATGTTGCAGTCATTGTGGTCTTAAATATCAAATTGAACCTTCCTTCTTTTATGGTGCTATGTATGTTAGCTACGGACTGAATGTTGGAATAGGAATTGCTACTTTTATCGTTTCATATCTAATCTTCAATTCTAGCATACAAACATCTTTTATTGCCATCATTGCCACTCTAATTGTATTATTTCCAATTGTGCTCAGATGGTCACGAAACATTTACATCAACATGTTTGTATCCTACGACCCGAAAACTAAAATATAA